A genomic stretch from Pontivivens ytuae includes:
- the selD gene encoding selenide, water dikinase SelD, with product MRPTYPVTRDVVLVGGGHAHALVLRKWGMKPLPGARLTVITPDPTAPYTGMLPGFVAGHYARDELEIDMVRLARFAGARVVPARAIGLDRANKRVEVSGRPPIAYDVASINVGITAILPDLPGFAEHAVPAKPLGLFADRWEAYVARVENGEVAPSIAVIGCGIAGAELALAMRHRLRDRAPKIHILEERDALSGASPKARAKLNAALAEAEVTVLDGARVIEVHADCVDTKRGPVPATFIVSAAGANPQGWIADIGLEQCDGFICVDKYLRSVDDKSIFAAGDCAHMVHAPRQKAGVYAVRQAPFLHDNIRASLGAGRLREYTPQGDYLKLVSVGRQSAVADWHGLAPSGDWLWGWKDRIDRKFMDQFEELPKMEVDSHVPSDAAKGVATLVAAQPLCGGCGAKVGAGDLAEQLATLPRPARNDVARGAGDDAALLHHNGGFQTFTTDHFRGFVDDWWTLTRIAALHAMGDVWAMGGRPQAALSQLILPRMAERPQAEMLREILDAAASTFAEAGADLVGGHTSLGAELTVGFSVTGLVEQPIGLEGAQPGDRLILTKPIGTGTVLAAHMKWQARGEDVTAALASMQRSPAAAAAILAGEAHAMTDVTGFGLAGHLFGILDRADLGAELTDVPLLPGAEALSAKGHRSSLFAHNSARGDAVTGADGPHRDLLFDPQTAGGMLAAVPEGSDALAMLHDQGEPAWEIGRLVSGPVRIELA from the coding sequence ACGCCCATGCCCTCGTCCTGCGCAAGTGGGGGATGAAGCCGCTGCCCGGCGCGCGGCTCACCGTCATCACCCCCGATCCGACCGCGCCCTATACCGGCATGCTGCCGGGCTTCGTCGCCGGGCACTATGCGCGCGACGAGCTTGAGATCGACATGGTGCGCCTCGCCCGCTTCGCCGGCGCGCGCGTCGTGCCCGCCCGCGCCATCGGCCTCGACCGGGCGAACAAGCGCGTCGAGGTCAGCGGCCGCCCCCCGATCGCCTACGACGTCGCCTCGATCAACGTGGGCATTACCGCGATCCTGCCCGACCTGCCGGGCTTCGCCGAACATGCGGTGCCCGCGAAGCCCCTCGGCCTCTTCGCCGACCGGTGGGAGGCCTATGTCGCCCGCGTCGAGAACGGCGAGGTCGCGCCCAGCATCGCGGTGATCGGCTGCGGCATCGCGGGGGCCGAGCTCGCGCTCGCCATGCGCCACCGCCTGCGCGACCGCGCCCCGAAGATCCACATCCTGGAGGAGCGCGACGCGCTGTCCGGTGCCAGCCCCAAGGCCCGCGCGAAGCTCAACGCCGCCCTCGCCGAGGCCGAGGTCACGGTGCTCGACGGCGCACGGGTGATCGAGGTCCACGCAGACTGCGTCGACACCAAGCGCGGCCCGGTGCCCGCCACCTTCATCGTCAGTGCCGCCGGTGCCAACCCGCAGGGCTGGATCGCCGACATAGGCCTGGAGCAGTGCGACGGCTTCATCTGCGTCGACAAGTACCTGCGCAGCGTCGACGACAAGAGCATCTTCGCCGCCGGGGACTGCGCCCACATGGTCCACGCCCCGCGGCAGAAGGCGGGCGTCTACGCCGTGCGCCAAGCCCCCTTCCTCCACGACAACATCCGCGCGAGCCTGGGCGCCGGGCGCCTGCGCGAGTACACGCCGCAGGGCGACTACCTCAAGCTCGTCTCCGTCGGACGGCAGAGCGCCGTGGCCGATTGGCACGGCCTCGCCCCCTCCGGCGACTGGCTCTGGGGCTGGAAGGATCGGATCGACCGCAAGTTCATGGACCAGTTCGAAGAGTTGCCGAAGATGGAGGTCGACAGCCATGTTCCCAGCGACGCGGCGAAGGGGGTCGCGACGCTTGTGGCCGCCCAACCGCTCTGCGGTGGGTGTGGGGCGAAGGTCGGCGCGGGCGATCTCGCCGAACAGCTCGCCACCCTGCCCCGCCCCGCGCGCAACGACGTGGCCCGCGGCGCCGGAGATGACGCCGCACTGCTGCACCACAATGGCGGCTTCCAGACCTTCACTACGGACCACTTCCGCGGCTTCGTCGACGACTGGTGGACGCTGACGCGCATCGCGGCGCTCCACGCCATGGGCGATGTCTGGGCGATGGGCGGGCGGCCGCAGGCGGCCCTCAGCCAGCTCATCCTGCCCCGCATGGCCGAGCGCCCGCAGGCCGAGATGCTGCGGGAGATCCTGGATGCCGCCGCCTCAACCTTCGCGGAAGCAGGCGCCGATCTCGTCGGCGGGCACACCTCGCTGGGGGCGGAGCTGACGGTCGGCTTCTCCGTCACCGGCCTCGTGGAGCAGCCGATCGGGCTGGAGGGGGCGCAGCCGGGCGACCGGCTGATCCTGACCAAGCCGATTGGCACCGGCACCGTGCTCGCCGCCCACATGAAGTGGCAGGCGCGCGGCGAGGACGTGACGGCCGCCCTCGCCTCCATGCAGCGCAGTCCGGCCGCCGCCGCCGCGATCCTGGCGGGCGAGGCCCACGCGATGACCGACGTCACCGGGTTCGGGCTGGCGGGACACCTCTTCGGCATCCTCGACCGCGCGGATCTCGGCGCCGAGCTCACCGACGTGCCGCTCCTGCCGGGCGCCGAGGCGCTGTCCGCGAAGGGCCACCGCTCCTCGCTCTTCGCCCATAACAGCGCACGCGGCGATGCGGTGACGGGCGCCGACGGCCCGCACCGCGACCTCCTCTTCGACCCGCAAACCGCGGGCGGGATGCTGGCGGCGGTGCCGGAAGGCTCCGACGCCCTCGCCATGCTCCACGATCAGGGCGAACCGGCCTGGGAGATCGGGCGCCTCGTCTCAGGCCCGGTGCGGATCGAGCTCGCCTGA
- the mnmH gene encoding tRNA 2-selenouridine(34) synthase MnmH — MPAFQLHALTDLHDAPFDEIIDVRSPSEFAEDHLPGAISLPVLSDAERARVGTIYVQESRLEARKIGAALVARNVAAHIDAHFRGKPSGYRPLIYCWRGGQRSGSMGLILGQIGWRVQTLDGGYRSYRRLVNEQLYGETFPWRIVVLDGNTGCAKTDILRAMGRQAAQVVDLEGLAAHRGSVFGGHPDRPQPAQKGFETALADALSHLDTARPVVVEGESSKIGQLQIPPALWTAMCAAPRIELSAPLEERARYLTRAYADIVADVARLEEVLDRLKGLHGKAQLEEWAELAVAGEHAALAASLMERHYDPAYRKHRARHPDPSARLALDDLSEAGIEAAATRVIAASGELDPHRA; from the coding sequence ATGCCTGCCTTTCAGCTTCACGCCCTCACCGACCTCCACGACGCGCCCTTCGACGAGATCATCGACGTGCGCTCACCCTCCGAATTCGCCGAGGATCATCTGCCCGGCGCGATCAGTCTGCCCGTGCTCTCGGACGCCGAGCGGGCGCGGGTCGGCACGATCTACGTGCAGGAGAGTCGGCTGGAGGCGCGCAAGATCGGCGCCGCGCTGGTCGCCCGCAACGTCGCGGCGCATATCGACGCGCATTTTAGAGGAAAGCCCTCCGGCTATCGTCCGCTGATCTACTGCTGGCGGGGCGGGCAGCGCTCGGGCTCGATGGGGCTGATCCTCGGGCAGATCGGCTGGCGGGTGCAGACGCTCGATGGCGGCTATCGCAGCTACCGGCGGCTGGTGAACGAACAGCTCTATGGCGAGACGTTCCCGTGGCGGATCGTCGTGCTCGACGGCAACACGGGCTGTGCGAAGACGGACATCCTGAGGGCGATGGGACGACAGGCCGCGCAGGTGGTGGACCTGGAAGGGCTTGCGGCGCATCGCGGCTCCGTCTTCGGCGGGCATCCGGACCGACCGCAGCCCGCGCAGAAGGGGTTCGAGACGGCGCTGGCCGACGCCCTCTCCCACCTCGACACGGCGCGGCCGGTGGTGGTGGAGGGGGAATCGAGCAAGATCGGGCAGCTCCAGATCCCGCCCGCGCTCTGGACCGCGATGTGCGCAGCACCCCGGATCGAGCTGTCCGCGCCGCTGGAGGAGCGGGCGCGGTATCTCACGCGCGCCTATGCGGACATCGTCGCGGACGTCGCGCGACTGGAGGAGGTGCTGGACCGCCTCAAGGGCCTGCATGGAAAGGCGCAGCTTGAGGAATGGGCCGAGCTCGCGGTGGCCGGGGAGCATGCGGCGCTGGCCGCCAGCCTGATGGAGCGGCACTACGATCCGGCCTACCGCAAGCATCGCGCCCGGCATCCGGATCCGAGCGCGCGGCTCGCGCTCGACGATCTGTCGGAGGCGGGGATCGAGGCTGCCGCGACCCGGGTAATCGCGGCGTCAGGCGAGCTCGATCCGCACCGGGCCTGA